The following coding sequences lie in one Peribacillus frigoritolerans genomic window:
- a CDS encoding YjcZ family sporulation protein: protein MSNCGHESNCGCGNDVGGFGGGFAFIVVLFILLIIVGAACFGGDRGNDGCYPVQGYGGFC, encoded by the coding sequence TTGTCAAATTGTGGTCATGAATCAAATTGCGGTTGTGGTAACGATGTTGGTGGATTTGGTGGCGGTTTCGCTTTTATAGTCGTTTTGTTTATCCTTTTAATCATCGTTGGAGCTGCTTGCTTCGGCGGCGATAGAGGTAACGATGGCTGTTATCCCGTTCAAGGATATGGCGGTTTCTGCTAA
- a CDS encoding 3-hydroxybutyrate dehydrogenase, giving the protein MVKDKVAIITGSARGIGFEIGKIFAENGAKVVLSDLDQNTVEKAALDLRNNGLEVIGLKADVTSEEDIIQLIKQAKDKYGRIDIFINNAGLQHVAPIEEFPTEKFELMIKIMLTAPFISIKNVLPIMKEQGFGRIINISSINGLIGFANKAAYNSAKHGVIGLTKVAALESASFGITVNALCPGYVDTPLVRGQLEDLAKTRQVPLESVLEEVIYPLVPQNRLLDVSEIADYAIFLASDKARGITGQAVVLDGGYTAQ; this is encoded by the coding sequence ATGGTTAAAGATAAAGTGGCGATAATTACCGGATCTGCTAGAGGAATCGGCTTTGAGATCGGAAAGATATTTGCTGAAAATGGCGCAAAGGTCGTTTTGTCCGACCTTGATCAAAACACAGTTGAAAAAGCTGCTCTAGACCTAAGGAACAACGGCTTGGAGGTTATCGGCTTAAAAGCTGACGTAACAAGTGAAGAGGATATCATCCAACTAATCAAACAAGCTAAAGACAAATATGGACGAATAGATATTTTCATCAATAACGCCGGCCTTCAGCATGTGGCACCAATTGAAGAGTTTCCAACTGAAAAATTCGAACTGATGATCAAAATCATGCTGACCGCGCCATTCATTTCAATTAAGAACGTTTTGCCAATCATGAAAGAACAAGGCTTCGGCAGAATCATCAACATCTCTTCCATTAACGGTCTGATTGGATTCGCCAACAAAGCAGCGTACAATAGTGCCAAACACGGTGTAATCGGATTGACGAAAGTCGCCGCCTTGGAAAGCGCCTCTTTTGGCATAACCGTCAATGCCCTTTGCCCAGGATACGTAGACACGCCTCTTGTCCGCGGTCAATTGGAGGACCTGGCGAAAACAAGACAAGTACCACTGGAAAGCGTTTTGGAAGAGGTCATCTATCCACTTGTCCCACAAAACCGCTTACTCGATGTAAGTGAAATTGCCGACTACGCTATTTTCCTCGCAAGCGACAAAGCACGGGGCATCACAGGCCAGGCAGTCGTGTTAGATGGCGGATATACAGCTCAATAA
- a CDS encoding D-alanyl-D-alanine carboxypeptidase family protein yields MKKFFIIFILALIPFASTTVSAESDLPLNSDAGIIIDAKSGKVLYEKNMNKSMYPASLTKVATAIYAIEHGDKNELVTVSKKAAKADGSSVFIEPGEEIELSKLIAGMLINSGNDAAIAIAEHMSGSEKLFMEDLNEFLRTEVNVTDTHFTNPHGLFDKDHVTTASDLAKITQYAMKNETFREYFGKKDLPWEVETWDTTLITHHKMLKGELPYKGITGGKTGFVSQSGYTLISTATRGEQELIAVTLKAPSDKVAYSDTKLLFNYGFENFKSGKIDKKSKLYSADYSHSYTLNEDLYYTHLISDQPNLKTSNDGILSIMNQEGEAIESFDLKTVADVRSTVLPAPIKKEKINDNLIKFSVPSLGLEGF; encoded by the coding sequence ATGAAAAAGTTTTTCATCATCTTCATTTTGGCTTTAATCCCTTTCGCCTCTACGACTGTAAGTGCAGAATCTGACTTACCTCTCAATAGTGACGCCGGGATCATTATTGATGCGAAAAGTGGAAAAGTATTATACGAAAAAAACATGAATAAAAGTATGTATCCAGCCAGTCTAACGAAAGTTGCCACGGCTATATATGCTATAGAACACGGCGATAAGAACGAACTAGTGACTGTTAGCAAGAAAGCAGCTAAGGCAGACGGGTCTTCGGTATTTATTGAACCTGGGGAGGAAATAGAGCTTTCCAAATTAATTGCAGGAATGCTAATCAACTCCGGAAATGATGCAGCCATCGCAATTGCCGAGCATATGTCCGGCAGTGAAAAACTTTTCATGGAAGATTTGAATGAGTTTTTAAGAACAGAAGTAAACGTCACCGATACTCATTTTACGAACCCCCATGGATTGTTTGACAAAGACCATGTAACTACAGCCAGTGACCTTGCGAAAATTACCCAATATGCAATGAAAAATGAAACTTTCCGTGAGTATTTTGGGAAGAAGGATTTACCATGGGAAGTGGAAACATGGGACACAACTCTAATTACCCATCATAAAATGTTAAAAGGCGAACTCCCCTATAAGGGAATAACCGGCGGGAAAACCGGTTTCGTCAGTCAATCCGGCTACACCCTGATTTCTACTGCCACCAGAGGAGAACAGGAATTGATTGCTGTCACTCTAAAAGCTCCTTCAGACAAGGTTGCCTACTCTGATACCAAGCTTTTATTCAACTATGGCTTTGAAAACTTTAAATCAGGCAAAATTGATAAAAAAAGCAAACTTTATTCAGCGGACTACTCTCATTCCTACACGCTGAACGAAGACTTATACTATACTCATTTAATCAGTGATCAACCTAACCTAAAAACGAGTAATGATGGAATTCTCTCAATCATGAACCAAGAGGGGGAAGCAATAGAATCCTTTGACCTTAAAACGGTCGCTGATGTGAGGAGCACAGTATTGCCTGCCCCGATTAAAAAAGAAAAAATCAATGATAATCTAATAAAATTTTCTGTCCCGTCTCTAGGATTGGAAGGATTTTAG
- a CDS encoding GNAT family N-acetyltransferase: MSIKGFSISANKKYLDVDLIHDFLNQEAYWSKGIPKETVIKSIENTTLCFGVYKGEIGNEDIEQVGFARVITDLATHAYLCDVFILPDYRKLGLSKWLMDVITNHSELKEVRRFMLATNDAHSLYKKYGFNQIDNPELFMQKVRKSPSQQ; the protein is encoded by the coding sequence ATGAGTATTAAGGGTTTTTCGATTTCCGCTAATAAAAAGTATTTAGATGTGGATTTAATACATGATTTTTTGAATCAAGAAGCTTACTGGTCAAAGGGAATACCGAAGGAAACAGTAATAAAGTCAATTGAAAATACGACCTTATGTTTTGGGGTTTATAAAGGTGAAATAGGAAATGAAGATATTGAGCAAGTTGGATTTGCAAGGGTAATAACCGATTTAGCAACCCATGCGTACCTTTGCGATGTGTTTATATTACCTGACTATCGTAAATTAGGATTATCAAAATGGTTAATGGATGTTATCACCAACCATTCCGAACTAAAAGAGGTTCGCAGGTTTATGTTAGCTACTAATGATGCCCATTCATTATATAAAAAATACGGTTTTAATCAGATTGATAATCCAGAGCTATTTATGCAAAAAGTCCGTAAATCCCCATCACAACAATAA
- a CDS encoding thiol-disulfide oxidoreductase DCC family protein yields the protein MNPVILFDGECNFCDSSVQFIIKRDPQGLFHYASLQSEAGQELLKKYNVPADIDSMVLIERDKAYYKSSAALRICRRLKGAWKLLYGFIIVPSFIRNIVYDFIARNRYRWFGKKEESCMLPSPSVRKRFL from the coding sequence ATGAATCCGGTCATTTTATTTGATGGTGAATGCAATTTTTGCGATTCGAGTGTCCAGTTCATTATAAAGCGGGATCCGCAGGGGCTTTTTCATTACGCTTCGCTTCAAAGTGAGGCGGGACAAGAGTTGCTGAAGAAGTATAATGTTCCTGCAGATATAGATAGCATGGTCCTGATCGAAAGGGATAAGGCCTACTATAAATCGTCTGCAGCCTTGAGGATTTGCCGCCGCTTAAAAGGGGCATGGAAGTTGCTTTACGGCTTCATCATCGTTCCAAGCTTCATCCGGAACATCGTTTATGATTTCATTGCCAGGAACCGTTACAGATGGTTCGGAAAGAAAGAAGAAAGCTGTATGCTGCCGTCGCCAAGTGTTCGAAAGCGCTTTTTATAA
- a CDS encoding 3-hydroxyacyl-CoA dehydrogenase family protein, whose protein sequence is MIKKIAIIGSGVMGSGIAQSFAVSGYFVTINDIKEELLHRAQNRISENLSLLIEEGVLTDQEKQVALARITYSVDLEGAVRDADFIIEAIPEVIELKLNLYKQMEEIIKPDAIVASNTSTFPISQLMEKASFADRMVITHFFNPGHLVPLVEVVQHDETKPEIVKTTMDLMRNIGKSPILLKKEIAGFIANRLQTALMREAFYLLKEDIADAEDIDTAITAGPGFRWAFTGPIEIADFGGLDTWQRVFDNVSPVLDQSKEAPDLIRDLVAEGKLGTKSGEGIFTYEESTVSQKINERDRNFIKLGKLKMEKEEIL, encoded by the coding sequence ATGATTAAAAAAATAGCCATTATCGGTTCAGGTGTAATGGGAAGTGGAATCGCTCAGTCTTTTGCAGTTAGCGGGTATTTCGTCACCATTAACGATATAAAGGAAGAGTTGCTACACCGTGCCCAAAATCGGATTTCTGAGAATCTATCATTGCTCATTGAGGAAGGGGTTTTGACTGATCAGGAAAAGCAAGTCGCTTTAGCCCGTATTACATATAGCGTGGATTTGGAAGGGGCAGTAAGGGATGCTGATTTTATCATAGAGGCCATTCCGGAAGTCATCGAGCTGAAGTTGAATCTATATAAGCAAATGGAGGAAATAATCAAGCCGGATGCCATTGTTGCTTCAAATACATCGACCTTTCCGATTTCTCAATTGATGGAGAAGGCATCGTTTGCGGACCGAATGGTCATCACGCATTTCTTTAATCCTGGCCATTTGGTTCCATTGGTTGAAGTTGTTCAGCATGACGAAACGAAGCCGGAAATCGTCAAGACTACAATGGATTTGATGCGTAATATCGGCAAGTCTCCGATTCTCTTGAAAAAAGAAATAGCAGGATTCATTGCCAACCGTCTCCAGACTGCCTTGATGCGGGAAGCCTTTTATCTATTAAAAGAGGACATCGCCGATGCTGAGGATATCGATACGGCGATAACGGCTGGACCAGGTTTTCGCTGGGCATTTACCGGACCGATCGAGATTGCTGATTTTGGCGGACTTGATACATGGCAGCGTGTTTTCGATAATGTTTCACCGGTATTGGATCAGAGTAAGGAAGCCCCTGATTTGATTCGTGATTTGGTGGCTGAGGGAAAGCTTGGGACCAAGTCGGGAGAAGGCATTTTTACGTATGAAGAATCTACCGTTTCTCAGAAAATCAATGAGAGGGACCGTAATTTTATTAAACTGGGAAAATTAAAAATGGAGAAGGAGGAAATATTATGA
- a CDS encoding AraC family transcriptional regulator, with amino-acid sequence MDLLKNMNGAIKFIEDNLTNEIDFKEVARLAYCSEYHFKRMFSFLAGISLSEYVRRRRLTLAAFELKDNNIKVIDIAIKYGYSSPDSFARAFQHLHGITPSEARSNGHSLKAYPPMSFQLSIKGGSEMNYRIEEKEAFHIIGIKKRVPIIFNGVNPEIASMWKGLDEKTINELKNLSSVEPLGLLSASANFSEGRFEEKGELDHYIGAATTRECPDNLTQLKVDASTWAVFEAVGPFPETLQNVWGRIYSEWFPSSNYEQREGPEILWNENKDITSTTFRSEIWIPVMKK; translated from the coding sequence ATGGATTTGCTCAAAAATATGAATGGTGCCATTAAATTCATTGAAGACAATCTTACGAACGAAATTGACTTTAAAGAGGTTGCAAGGCTAGCTTATTGCTCGGAATATCATTTTAAAAGGATGTTTTCCTTCCTTGCAGGTATTTCACTATCCGAGTATGTCCGCCGAAGACGCCTTACACTTGCAGCGTTTGAGCTTAAAGATAACAACATAAAGGTCATTGATATAGCGATAAAGTACGGATACAGCTCACCGGACTCTTTTGCGAGAGCGTTTCAACATTTGCATGGCATCACACCATCTGAAGCGAGAAGTAATGGCCATTCACTTAAAGCCTATCCACCGATGTCCTTCCAATTATCCATTAAAGGAGGAAGTGAAATGAACTATCGAATTGAAGAAAAAGAGGCATTTCATATAATTGGAATTAAAAAAAGAGTTCCAATCATTTTTAACGGGGTTAATCCAGAGATTGCATCCATGTGGAAAGGTTTAGACGAGAAAACGATAAATGAGCTTAAAAACCTTTCGAGTGTCGAGCCATTAGGTCTGCTTAGTGCATCTGCGAATTTTTCCGAGGGCAGGTTTGAAGAAAAAGGGGAGCTTGATCATTATATCGGCGCAGCAACAACGAGGGAATGTCCAGATAACTTAACACAGCTGAAAGTGGATGCATCTACATGGGCTGTATTCGAAGCAGTCGGACCCTTCCCTGAAACACTGCAAAATGTTTGGGGACGTATTTATTCCGAATGGTTTCCATCCTCTAACTATGAACAAAGAGAAGGGCCGGAAATCCTTTGGAACGAAAATAAAGACATAACCTCAACAACATTTAGAAGTGAAATATGGATCCCCGTTATGAAAAAGTAA
- a CDS encoding alpha/beta fold hydrolase, with protein sequence MSEQILKINKVDICTESFGNHKDPAVLLIMGAMSSLDWWDDDFCIRLADSGRFVIRYDHRDLGRSTVYEPGTSNYTITDLADDAAGVLDAYSIERASIVGMSLGGMIGQILALRYPERVNTLTLIASSVFGTVMEKLPPMDQSILDHHAKSASIDWSNRETVIAFLADGWKTLAGSKPYEQERMYKLAKREADRAKQLPSRFNHAMLAGGNEYYDRMGEISVPVLIIHGTEDPALPYEHGLALAKAIPQAELVTLDGSGHEIHSKDWDMIIESVIKLTSR encoded by the coding sequence ATGAGTGAACAGATACTGAAAATAAATAAAGTGGATATATGTACAGAAAGTTTTGGAAACCATAAGGACCCTGCCGTGCTTTTGATCATGGGAGCGATGTCTTCATTAGACTGGTGGGATGATGACTTCTGTATCCGCCTCGCTGATTCGGGGAGGTTTGTCATTCGGTACGATCATCGGGATCTGGGACGGTCTACCGTTTATGAACCCGGTACCTCCAACTATACAATAACGGATTTGGCTGACGATGCCGCGGGTGTCCTGGACGCTTATTCCATAGAGCGTGCTTCTATCGTTGGAATGTCCCTAGGCGGTATGATCGGACAGATTCTTGCCTTAAGATATCCGGAACGCGTAAATACGCTTACGCTAATTGCATCAAGCGTGTTCGGGACTGTAATGGAAAAACTTCCTCCAATGGATCAGAGCATATTGGATCATCATGCAAAGAGCGCTTCCATAGATTGGTCAAATCGGGAAACGGTCATCGCTTTTCTTGCGGATGGATGGAAAACTTTAGCCGGCTCCAAACCTTATGAGCAGGAAAGAATGTATAAACTGGCAAAAAGAGAAGCGGACCGTGCCAAACAGCTACCGAGCAGATTCAATCATGCCATGCTTGCTGGGGGAAACGAATATTACGATCGAATGGGTGAGATTTCCGTACCTGTCCTCATCATTCACGGTACAGAAGATCCAGCCTTGCCATACGAGCACGGGCTTGCTCTTGCGAAAGCCATCCCTCAAGCTGAATTAGTGACTCTTGATGGATCAGGGCATGAGATTCATAGTAAAGACTGGGATATGATTATCGAATCAGTCATAAAGCTTACTTCGCGATAA
- a CDS encoding S8 family peptidase: MKKIISFIAVFILIFSFFSQPRVSKAKNQSEKNYLVEFNKKLDTKLIEKEGGKIKGKYKHFKTAKASLTADELYKIKKNPNVKLIEEDVTVQSTPLNGETYLENGYSWGTKRINADKAHENGITGKGIKLAILDTGISNQSGIVIEKQASFIDSEEDVIDLNGHGTAVSSIIATSYENSGFHGVAPDVKLYVGKVLDQNGTGQYSDIIEGIEWAIEEDINIINMSFGGIKESEILKNVIDKAYDQGVLMISSVGNEGTEKVTYPAAYDNVIGVGASDFYNQMSSLSNYSDQLELVAPGVNIQTLDLNGDHITASGTSIAASYVSGAAALLWSQNANLDNKEMRTKLKDYATTLENQKKYNLVNVDPSISQYVEPYNPDNIQTDSKQDELTEEELAFLTEAGWSEEAIDGTTNEELKEFISEGAMNPDYSETTYTFVPEDEISGDVQAQNLKNGGSITLKVSASYLGIKNSNEKQFKINGSYNWNSMPKNRYVDLFALAWTDNAWYKSTSKLSHTYYGAIPITESVTVFKPSLKAGMSWKVDLRAGSHDDIGKFTQYIYLPKSASSKNNGPLQATVEYSHAFTTITPSIGGGSGGFSYGISTGTGKDYADNPPISSVKSY, from the coding sequence TTGAAAAAAATCATTTCATTTATTGCGGTTTTTATCTTAATATTTTCATTTTTTTCACAGCCGCGTGTAAGTAAAGCAAAGAATCAAAGCGAAAAGAACTATTTAGTAGAGTTTAATAAAAAATTGGATACTAAATTAATTGAAAAAGAGGGAGGGAAAATCAAAGGGAAATACAAGCATTTTAAGACTGCAAAAGCATCATTAACAGCTGATGAATTATATAAAATAAAGAAAAATCCAAATGTAAAACTGATTGAAGAAGATGTAACGGTACAATCTACTCCTTTAAATGGAGAAACATATCTTGAAAATGGATATAGTTGGGGAACAAAACGAATTAATGCTGATAAAGCTCATGAAAATGGTATAACTGGAAAAGGCATTAAACTTGCAATTTTAGACACCGGGATTTCTAATCAATCTGGGATAGTAATAGAAAAGCAAGCTTCATTTATAGATAGTGAAGAAGATGTTATAGATTTAAACGGTCATGGAACAGCAGTATCTAGTATAATTGCAACTTCATATGAAAATTCTGGATTCCACGGAGTAGCTCCAGATGTTAAATTGTATGTTGGGAAAGTACTTGATCAAAATGGTACAGGACAATATAGTGATATAATTGAAGGAATTGAGTGGGCAATTGAAGAAGATATCAATATTATAAACATGAGCTTCGGTGGTATTAAAGAATCTGAAATATTGAAAAATGTAATTGATAAAGCTTATGATCAAGGAGTCTTAATGATTTCTTCAGTTGGAAATGAGGGGACTGAAAAAGTTACTTATCCGGCTGCCTATGATAATGTAATTGGTGTTGGAGCCTCAGACTTCTATAATCAAATGAGTTCACTGTCTAATTATAGCGATCAATTAGAATTGGTTGCCCCGGGAGTAAATATCCAAACTTTAGATTTAAATGGCGATCATATAACAGCAAGTGGTACTTCTATAGCTGCCTCATATGTTTCAGGAGCTGCAGCCCTTCTTTGGTCACAAAATGCAAACCTTGATAATAAAGAAATGCGCACAAAATTAAAAGACTACGCTACAACACTAGAAAATCAAAAAAAATATAATTTGGTAAATGTTGATCCTTCTATCTCTCAATATGTAGAACCGTACAATCCAGATAACATCCAAACAGATTCGAAACAAGATGAATTAACCGAAGAAGAATTGGCATTTCTAACTGAAGCTGGTTGGTCAGAAGAAGCTATTGATGGAACAACTAATGAAGAATTGAAAGAGTTTATATCTGAAGGAGCAATGAATCCTGACTATTCTGAAACTACTTATACATTTGTGCCGGAAGATGAAATTAGTGGGGATGTACAAGCTCAAAATTTAAAGAATGGTGGAAGTATTACTCTAAAAGTAAGTGCGTCTTATCTTGGAATTAAGAATAGTAATGAAAAACAGTTTAAAATAAATGGTAGTTATAATTGGAATAGCATGCCAAAAAATCGGTACGTGGATCTTTTTGCTCTAGCCTGGACTGATAACGCTTGGTATAAATCTACAAGTAAATTATCTCATACTTATTATGGTGCAATTCCTATTACTGAATCTGTTACTGTTTTTAAACCTTCTTTAAAAGCGGGTATGTCTTGGAAAGTAGATCTACGTGCTGGATCACATGATGATATAGGGAAATTCACTCAATATATTTATCTACCTAAATCTGCTTCAAGTAAAAACAATGGACCTTTACAAGCAACAGTAGAATATTCTCATGCTTTCACAACGATAACTCCATCTATTGGTGGTGGCTCAGGAGGTTTTTCATACGGAATTTCTACAGGAACGGGTAAAGACTACGCGGACAATCCTCCTATAAGCAGTGTGAAAAGTTACTAA
- a CDS encoding DUF3189 family protein, whose amino-acid sequence MMYIYNDYGGTHTTSMAAAYHLKQLPQSERKLTKEEILNVKYFNKLTKKEFGKLIFRGTDEEGNSVYTIGHKREKLVVPALKELTLLLEEKFHFNEKIVFSNTSPTVPIAMSIGGYLSRALKIDFIGVPLLVIGAKQCCDNIFRLVENTKQIGKAANGDKVIILENEIYK is encoded by the coding sequence ATGATGTATATTTATAATGATTATGGGGGTACACATACCACGTCTATGGCTGCCGCATATCATTTAAAACAATTACCCCAATCGGAAAGAAAACTAACTAAGGAAGAAATATTAAATGTAAAATATTTTAATAAATTGACGAAAAAAGAATTTGGAAAGCTAATTTTTCGCGGGACCGATGAAGAGGGCAACTCAGTTTATACAATTGGACATAAAAGAGAGAAACTTGTTGTTCCGGCATTAAAAGAATTGACTTTACTACTAGAAGAGAAATTTCACTTTAACGAAAAAATAGTATTCTCCAATACATCACCAACTGTACCTATTGCCATGTCTATAGGGGGATATTTATCAAGAGCATTAAAAATTGATTTTATAGGTGTACCATTATTAGTTATAGGTGCAAAACAATGCTGTGATAATATTTTTCGGTTGGTTGAAAATACGAAACAAATAGGGAAAGCAGCGAATGGGGATAAAGTGATTATATTAGAAAATGAAATATATAAGTAA
- a CDS encoding DUF4083 domain-containing protein has protein sequence MSYNIGDMVYQLIMFALLIGMIFAVYFFVRSLLTRSKQTNKIEQKIDRVIELLEKDKID, from the coding sequence TTGAGTTACAATATCGGTGATATGGTATATCAACTTATTATGTTTGCTTTGTTGATTGGGATGATTTTTGCTGTTTACTTTTTTGTTCGTTCTCTTCTTACAAGGTCAAAACAAACCAATAAAATAGAACAAAAAATTGATAGAGTAATTGAACTGCTTGAAAAGGATAAAATAGATTAA
- a CDS encoding acyltransferase family protein: protein MKRDPYFDNAKAVLIVLVVLGHTLARMVEENEWILTIYLFIFSFHMPAFILVSGYFSRKIKSKKDLWGLIKKILIPYVIFQVIYTFYYQKLFDEPIEFTILTPRWALWFLISLFCWNILLFIFSSRKYGIVFSIIVSLIIGYFGEVNEWLSLSRTFFFFPFFLVGHFLEKNHFEWVKKKSNALIGWAVLGLIFTGIYFYGETTWREWFYGRLGYEELMGGSIALGFIYKLIVYLVMGAATYCFFCIVPKKHTFFTEIGSITLAIYLFHMFFLEYVYNSFIYDWIKESDQYYVLLVIPVTIIFILSRKPIVKVECVLIGMKMKT from the coding sequence ATGAAGCGTGATCCATATTTTGATAATGCAAAAGCTGTTTTAATCGTACTAGTTGTTTTGGGACACACATTAGCTAGAATGGTGGAAGAAAACGAATGGATTTTAACTATTTATTTGTTTATTTTTTCATTCCATATGCCAGCTTTTATTTTAGTATCCGGTTATTTTTCAAGAAAGATAAAAAGTAAAAAGGACCTCTGGGGGCTAATTAAGAAAATATTAATTCCCTATGTAATATTCCAGGTGATTTATACCTTCTATTATCAAAAGTTATTTGATGAACCAATTGAATTCACAATTTTGACTCCAAGATGGGCCTTATGGTTCCTAATAAGTTTATTCTGCTGGAATATATTATTGTTTATATTTTCGTCCAGGAAATATGGAATCGTTTTTTCAATAATTGTATCTCTAATAATCGGTTACTTTGGTGAAGTGAATGAATGGTTAAGTTTGTCGAGAACGTTCTTTTTCTTTCCTTTCTTTTTAGTTGGACATTTTTTAGAAAAAAATCATTTTGAATGGGTTAAAAAGAAAAGTAATGCCCTAATAGGCTGGGCTGTACTAGGGTTAATCTTTACCGGTATTTATTTCTATGGGGAAACTACTTGGAGAGAGTGGTTTTATGGCCGTTTAGGTTATGAGGAATTAATGGGAGGCTCCATTGCCCTCGGTTTTATATATAAGTTGATCGTTTATTTAGTTATGGGAGCAGCAACTTATTGTTTTTTCTGTATTGTTCCTAAAAAGCATACATTTTTTACTGAAATAGGGTCCATTACATTAGCTATTTATCTTTTTCATATGTTTTTTCTGGAATATGTTTATAACTCATTTATTTATGATTGGATCAAAGAAAGTGACCAATATTATGTTTTATTAGTCATACCTGTAACCATTATATTTATATTATCAAGAAAACCTATTGTAAAAGTGGAATGTGTGTTAATAGGAATGAAAATGAAAACATAA
- a CDS encoding small acid-soluble spore protein H, whose amino-acid sequence MKAQRAEEIASSPNMVNVTYNEESIYIEHVDEQNGTATIHPLDDPNKKQSVSVTSLKEQ is encoded by the coding sequence ATGAAAGCACAACGAGCAGAAGAAATTGCTTCTTCACCAAATATGGTTAATGTAACCTATAATGAGGAAAGTATCTACATCGAGCACGTCGATGAACAAAATGGAACCGCTACAATCCATCCCCTTGATGATCCAAACAAAAAACAAAGTGTTTCTGTAACCAGCTTAAAGGAACAGTAA